A region of Veillonellaceae bacterium DNA encodes the following proteins:
- a CDS encoding HAD family phosphatase, translating into MERRRCVSIKAVIFDMDGTLFDTEFIFQRIWNEIAGEMGLVLPDSFKYEICGTNGAVMNGVIEKYYHVPDGQVIQNECRRRVDKIFAQYVPEKPGCREILHFFRKHGYKIAMGSSSRITRIEGNLHQTGLRDAFDAIAGGDEVEHGKPEPDVFLLAASRLGVDPGDCYVFEDSPNGVRAGVKAGMRTIMVPDLMPVTDDLRDIAYGIFKSLSEAQEFLEKEI; encoded by the coding sequence ATCGAGCGCAGGAGGTGCGTTAGTATAAAAGCTGTTATTTTTGATATGGACGGGACTCTTTTTGATACGGAGTTTATTTTCCAGAGGATCTGGAATGAGATCGCGGGCGAGATGGGCCTGGTGCTTCCGGATTCTTTCAAATATGAAATCTGCGGGACGAATGGTGCTGTGATGAATGGTGTCATTGAAAAGTACTACCATGTACCCGACGGACAGGTGATCCAGAACGAATGCCGCCGCCGTGTGGACAAGATTTTTGCACAGTATGTGCCGGAGAAACCGGGCTGCAGGGAAATTCTTCATTTCTTCCGCAAACATGGTTATAAGATCGCCATGGGAAGCAGCAGCCGCATTACAAGGATCGAAGGAAATCTGCACCAGACGGGCCTTCGTGATGCCTTTGATGCCATTGCAGGGGGCGATGAAGTCGAGCACGGCAAGCCTGAACCGGATGTATTCCTTCTGGCGGCCAGCCGCCTTGGTGTCGATCCCGGGGACTGTTACGTTTTCGAAGACAGCCCCAACGGCGTCCGCGCGGGCGTCAAAGCTGGCATGAGAACGATCATGGTCCCCGACCTCATGCCCGTCACAGATGATCTAAGAGACATCGCTTACGGTATCTTCAAGAGCCTCTCCGAAGCACAGGAATTTCTGGAGAAGGAAATATAA
- a CDS encoding type II secretion system F family protein has protein sequence METYLYKVFNTEGAMEEGTIGASSGGDAANALRLRGFSIISLTRETSERKERRRFFERKPFSGDETLSVLASEWSALLKAGLTITASLALLEEQAKKTEKPILSRARETVMEGRTLWETLDESGAFPRFFTALIQVGEMTGTLPEELDRIAEHYRKKAEFKRKAISALAYPCFVLLFALTVLLTILTFILPTFETLFASLQITLPAGARIALAVGKFLQETGRFLFLLPLLSALGLGISLKTEKGREKIDEILYRSRFCKRLLLIRFAATLSAFLESGRTLGDALEDCKDTIGNREAERALAAVKEEVTKGNDFAESLKKSGFSLPIFYQLTRIGMESGELPDFLMKAAGLMEREAERKASRFRAILEPAMLLLVGGMTAIVVFSVILPVFHMAARV, from the coding sequence ATGGAAACATACCTCTACAAAGTCTTCAATACCGAAGGAGCCATGGAAGAAGGCACCATCGGCGCCAGCTCTGGCGGGGATGCCGCGAATGCACTCCGCCTTCGCGGCTTTTCCATTATCTCGCTGACAAGAGAAACATCGGAAAGAAAAGAAAGACGCCGCTTTTTTGAGAGGAAGCCATTCTCCGGAGACGAGACACTCTCCGTCCTTGCCAGCGAATGGAGCGCCCTCCTCAAGGCAGGCCTTACCATCACGGCTTCCCTTGCCCTCCTTGAAGAACAGGCGAAAAAAACCGAGAAACCCATTCTCTCCCGCGCCCGCGAGACCGTTATGGAAGGAAGGACCCTCTGGGAAACGCTCGATGAATCAGGCGCCTTTCCCCGCTTCTTCACCGCCTTGATCCAGGTTGGAGAAATGACAGGCACGCTCCCCGAAGAACTCGACCGCATCGCCGAACACTACCGGAAGAAAGCAGAATTCAAAAGGAAAGCGATAAGCGCCCTTGCCTATCCCTGCTTCGTCCTCCTCTTCGCCCTGACCGTCCTCCTCACCATCCTGACCTTCATCCTCCCCACCTTCGAGACACTCTTCGCCTCCCTGCAGATTACCCTTCCTGCCGGTGCCAGAATAGCCCTGGCCGTCGGGAAATTTCTTCAGGAAACGGGACGATTCCTCTTCCTCCTCCCGCTTCTCTCGGCACTCGGCTTGGGGATTTCCTTGAAGACAGAAAAAGGAAGAGAGAAAATAGACGAAATCCTCTACCGCTCCCGCTTCTGCAAACGCCTCCTCCTCATCCGCTTCGCAGCCACCCTCTCCGCCTTCCTTGAAAGCGGAAGAACCCTGGGCGACGCCCTCGAAGACTGCAAGGACACCATAGGAAACCGCGAAGCAGAAAGAGCCCTTGCGGCCGTCAAGGAAGAAGTCACCAAAGGAAATGACTTCGCCGAAAGCCTCAAGAAAAGCGGTTTCTCCCTGCCCATCTTCTACCAGCTCACAAGGATCGGCATGGAAAGCGGCGAACTCCCGGACTTCCTCATGAAAGCCGCCGGCCTCATGGAAAGAGAAGCAGAAAGAAAAGCCAGCCGCTTCCGCGCGATCTTAGAACCCGCCATGCTCCTATTGGTAGGCGGCATGACCGCCATCGTCGTCTTCTCCGTCATCCTGCCCGTCTTCCACATGGCGGCGAGGGTGTGA
- a CDS encoding ATPase, T2SS/T4P/T4SS family gives MDIEKLMQTYPNLTDVHATQDEPLMIRAGGALKKLRETAGEDFFTALFTSYVNEDRMESYKKEGALDTAFSLGNTRFRLHIYKSGGKPAAAIRVLPELSALPADPDKTFLDKLSALEHGLVLITGPSGSGKSTTLAHILLTAAAKRPCHIVTLEDPVEYVISSDKALVHQREIGEDTPSFAEGVIESLREDPDIIAVGEMRDAATIEAALTAAETGHLVFATLHTTRAKDACSRIIHAFPSTRENEIRSLLASCLQHVLTQRLCRPGKETFLMREILTNVPAVSHLIREGKDEQIPSYMEMGLQNMRTLKQAAYGLKNISEKDREKLLKTLE, from the coding sequence TTGGATATAGAAAAACTCATGCAGACGTATCCGAATCTGACGGATGTGCACGCCACGCAGGATGAACCGCTGATGATCCGCGCAGGCGGCGCGCTGAAAAAGCTTCGCGAGACGGCTGGAGAAGATTTCTTCACGGCGCTTTTCACGTCCTACGTCAATGAAGACAGAATGGAATCATACAAAAAAGAAGGCGCGCTCGATACAGCCTTTTCTCTGGGAAATACCCGCTTCCGCCTCCATATTTACAAGAGCGGAGGGAAACCGGCTGCTGCGATCCGTGTCCTGCCGGAGCTCTCCGCACTCCCTGCCGACCCCGACAAGACTTTCCTGGACAAGCTCTCTGCCCTCGAGCACGGCCTCGTCCTCATCACAGGCCCCTCGGGAAGCGGCAAGAGCACGACGCTCGCGCACATTCTCCTGACAGCCGCAGCTAAGCGCCCCTGCCACATCGTTACCCTCGAAGACCCTGTCGAATACGTCATTTCCTCTGACAAAGCCCTCGTCCACCAGAGGGAAATCGGGGAAGATACGCCGAGTTTTGCTGAAGGCGTCATCGAATCCCTCCGTGAGGATCCCGACATCATTGCCGTGGGAGAAATGCGCGATGCCGCGACCATCGAAGCCGCCCTCACCGCGGCCGAGACGGGCCACCTCGTCTTTGCCACACTCCACACCACACGTGCCAAAGACGCCTGCTCGCGCATCATCCATGCATTTCCTTCCACAAGGGAAAATGAAATCCGGAGCCTCCTCGCCTCCTGCCTGCAGCACGTCCTCACGCAGCGCCTCTGCCGCCCGGGCAAGGAAACCTTCCTCATGCGCGAAATCCTGACGAACGTCCCCGCCGTCTCCCACCTCATCCGGGAAGGCAAGGACGAGCAGATCCCGTCGTACATGGAAATGGGCCTCCAGAACATGCGCACCCTGAAGCAGGCAGCGTATGGACTGAAGAACATCTCTGAAAAAGACAGAGAAAAACTCCTGAAAACCCTCGAATGA
- a CDS encoding GspE/PulE family protein: MEEVRAPTAEAALRRILTTAVRERVSDVHIEPQESFIRVRFRRDGILYDRFTMMLAMKKPISVRAKVVGSMDITESRLPQDGSYSETVDGVSYDFRISTLPSLYGETIVIRILSGKVDFIENNHLGMMDVQEKLFMKCLRRKSGMILTTGPTGSGKTSTLYAALRLLNDPSVNIISIEDPVEYRIEGVTQIQVNEKAGLTFERGLRSIVRQDPDILMVGEIRDRETAEIAVHAALTGHLVLSTLHTVNAASAPLRLMDMGIAPYLLADSLSLIISQRIPGRLCPHCKRKVTLTEEKFADLSLPQEFLGETVMEAEGCEECHGSGIAGRIGAFEMIEIGREERQIIRGGFSADKLQERMRAQGQPDMGTAALRELREGWISARSASQVIAGED; this comes from the coding sequence ATGGAAGAAGTGCGTGCGCCGACGGCAGAGGCGGCTCTGCGGCGGATCCTTACCACGGCGGTCCGCGAGCGGGTAAGTGATGTGCATATCGAGCCGCAGGAGTCTTTCATCCGCGTGCGTTTCAGGCGGGACGGGATCCTGTACGACCGCTTCACGATGATGCTTGCGATGAAGAAGCCGATATCCGTGCGCGCCAAGGTCGTCGGGAGTATGGACATCACCGAGAGTCGGCTGCCGCAGGACGGATCGTATTCGGAAACCGTGGACGGCGTTTCCTATGATTTCCGTATTTCCACGCTCCCCTCCCTTTACGGCGAGACGATCGTCATCCGTATTCTCTCCGGGAAGGTCGATTTCATAGAAAACAACCATCTCGGGATGATGGATGTCCAGGAAAAGCTTTTCATGAAGTGCCTTAGAAGGAAATCGGGGATGATCCTCACGACCGGGCCGACCGGTTCGGGAAAGACGTCGACGCTCTATGCAGCGCTGCGGCTCCTCAATGACCCCTCGGTGAATATCATCTCGATCGAGGATCCCGTGGAGTACAGGATCGAGGGCGTGACGCAGATCCAGGTGAATGAAAAGGCGGGGCTCACCTTCGAAAGGGGCCTTCGCTCGATTGTCCGCCAGGATCCGGACATCCTGATGGTCGGGGAAATCCGTGACAGGGAGACGGCGGAAATTGCCGTGCATGCCGCGCTGACGGGGCACCTCGTGCTGTCGACGCTCCACACGGTGAATGCAGCGTCCGCGCCGCTCCGGCTGATGGACATGGGCATCGCTCCCTACCTTCTGGCGGATTCGCTTTCCCTGATTATTTCCCAGCGCATCCCCGGGCGCCTCTGCCCGCATTGCAAAAGGAAAGTTACGCTGACGGAAGAAAAATTCGCCGACCTCTCCCTCCCGCAGGAATTTCTGGGAGAGACGGTCATGGAAGCAGAAGGCTGCGAAGAGTGTCATGGGAGCGGCATCGCAGGGCGCATCGGCGCCTTTGAAATGATTGAAATCGGACGGGAAGAGCGGCAGATCATCCGCGGGGGCTTCTCGGCCGACAAACTGCAGGAAAGAATGAGAGCGCAGGGCCAGCCCGATATGGGCACGGCGGCGCTTCGCGAGCTCCGGGAAGGCTGGATTTCAGCAAGATCAGCCTCCCAGGTCATCGCGGGAGAGGACTGA
- a CDS encoding FAD-dependent oxidoreductase yields MKEIPSFFKKPDPITDIADTKEYDIVVIGAGSPGVPCALKAAELGAKVAILQKEKEAAACGNFGAGILTDKSDPVDVEKCVSMLEAASGHRAKRELLDMWAKKSGEAVLWTIEKGKEAGAQVVDMGTNAHAGLLKRTGWHIEFTTCVFGPKPYDTGAAMKAMCKLAEKKGVDIFYETPAVMLDQDADGRVTGVIGKHEEKHILFKARKGVVVATGDYANDKSMMDYYLPDMTNFALKRTGRSGDGHKMIVWAGGRMENVGHTKMAHDMDSGPTSLMSAPYLRVKLNGKRFCDETVGMELMNCYLTSAEDSGHYCQIFDSRYVDQAKKIGMTVDDPESLKNWMPEEESEHKGVMKDLIDTYKADTLEELAKKLRIKDIPAFLETVKHYNEMAKAGKDTEMGVPAEKLCPVEVGPFYGVHRHIRFTVGCSGVVINEKMQCLDKDDNPIPGLYAAGNLAGNFYGSIDYPLDIFGLNLGHNYTEGYVIAKEIMGKE; encoded by the coding sequence ATGAAAGAGATTCCATCATTTTTCAAAAAGCCGGATCCTATTACGGATATTGCGGATACTAAGGAGTACGACATCGTCGTCATCGGCGCAGGTTCTCCGGGCGTTCCGTGTGCTTTGAAGGCAGCAGAACTGGGTGCGAAGGTCGCCATTCTCCAGAAGGAGAAGGAAGCCGCTGCGTGTGGGAACTTCGGCGCAGGCATCCTGACGGACAAGAGCGATCCTGTCGACGTGGAAAAGTGCGTTTCCATGCTCGAAGCTGCTTCCGGCCACAGGGCCAAGAGGGAGCTTCTCGATATGTGGGCGAAGAAATCCGGCGAGGCCGTTCTCTGGACGATTGAAAAGGGCAAGGAAGCAGGCGCCCAGGTCGTCGATATGGGAACGAATGCCCATGCAGGGCTCCTGAAGAGGACCGGCTGGCACATCGAATTCACGACCTGCGTCTTCGGGCCGAAGCCGTACGACACCGGCGCTGCCATGAAGGCCATGTGCAAGCTGGCTGAGAAGAAGGGTGTCGACATTTTCTACGAGACCCCGGCAGTCATGCTCGATCAGGATGCAGACGGCAGAGTGACAGGCGTCATCGGCAAGCATGAAGAAAAGCACATCCTCTTCAAAGCCAGGAAAGGCGTCGTCGTTGCCACCGGCGACTATGCGAATGATAAGTCCATGATGGACTACTACCTTCCGGACATGACGAACTTCGCCCTGAAGAGGACAGGAAGAAGCGGCGACGGCCACAAGATGATCGTCTGGGCAGGCGGCCGCATGGAAAACGTCGGCCACACCAAGATGGCCCACGACATGGACTCCGGCCCGACCTCCCTTATGAGCGCCCCGTACCTGCGCGTGAAACTGAACGGCAAACGCTTCTGCGATGAAACCGTCGGCATGGAACTCATGAACTGCTACCTCACCTCCGCCGAAGACAGCGGCCACTACTGCCAGATCTTCGACTCCCGCTACGTAGACCAGGCCAAGAAAATCGGCATGACCGTCGACGATCCTGAATCCCTCAAGAACTGGATGCCGGAAGAAGAATCTGAGCACAAAGGCGTCATGAAAGACCTCATCGACACCTACAAAGCAGACACCCTCGAAGAACTCGCCAAAAAGCTCCGCATCAAAGACATCCCTGCCTTCCTTGAAACCGTCAAACACTACAACGAAATGGCCAAAGCAGGGAAAGATACAGAAATGGGCGTCCCAGCAGAAAAACTCTGCCCCGTCGAAGTCGGCCCCTTCTACGGCGTACACCGCCACATCCGCTTCACCGTAGGCTGCTCCGGCGTCGTCATTAACGAAAAGATGCAGTGCCTGGATAAAGACGACAACCCGATCCCGGGCCTCTACGCCGCAGGCAACCTCGCCGGCAACTTCTACGGCAGCATCGACTACCCGCTCGACATCTTCGGCCTCAACCTCGGCCATAACTACACCGAAGGCTACGTCATCGCCAAAGAAATCATGGGGAAAGAATAA
- a CDS encoding virulence RhuM family protein, producing MSNFPFLVYRSSDEDVSVNAIVKDESVWLSQKAMAELFGVSKSTISRHLKNVFDEGELDKEVVVAKIATTTQHGAIPDKTQTKDVDYYNLDAIISVGYRVNSHRATQFRIWATGVLKEYMIKGFALDDDRMKQGKALFGKDYFQELLERVRSIRASERRIWQKITDIYAECSVDYNKNSPTTHDFYAMIQNKFHYAITGRTAAEIIYSSADKNKEHMGLTTWKNAPSGRILQSDVTVAKNYLSEKQIRQLERSVSSYFDYIEGLIERENTFTMEEFAKSVDAFLSFNRYDILKDKGSISRAQAEAKAKSEYKEFNKTQPIESDFDKEIKKMLKEK from the coding sequence ATGAGCAATTTTCCTTTTCTTGTTTATCGTTCGTCGGATGAGGATGTCTCTGTCAATGCTATCGTCAAGGATGAGTCGGTCTGGCTTTCGCAGAAGGCTATGGCGGAGTTGTTTGGTGTCAGCAAATCGACAATCAGCCGGCATTTGAAAAATGTCTTTGATGAGGGTGAGCTGGATAAAGAAGTGGTTGTTGCAAAAATTGCAACAACCACTCAGCATGGCGCAATACCGGATAAAACGCAGACTAAGGATGTCGATTACTATAATCTCGACGCAATCATTTCTGTCGGTTACCGTGTGAATTCGCACAGGGCGACGCAGTTCCGTATCTGGGCGACGGGGGTTTTGAAGGAGTACATGATCAAGGGCTTCGCTCTGGATGATGACCGTATGAAACAGGGAAAGGCTTTGTTTGGAAAAGATTATTTCCAGGAATTGCTGGAACGAGTCCGGTCGATCCGGGCGAGTGAGCGGCGGATATGGCAGAAAATCACGGACATTTATGCGGAGTGCAGTGTGGATTATAATAAGAATTCTCCCACGACGCATGATTTCTATGCGATGATTCAGAATAAGTTCCACTATGCGATCACGGGCCGGACGGCGGCGGAGATTATTTATTCCAGCGCGGATAAGAACAAGGAGCATATGGGACTGACGACGTGGAAAAATGCTCCGTCGGGCAGGATTCTGCAGTCAGATGTGACGGTAGCGAAGAATTATTTGTCTGAAAAGCAGATCCGGCAGCTGGAGCGGTCGGTCAGCAGTTATTTCGACTACATCGAAGGGCTGATTGAACGTGAAAATACTTTTACCATGGAAGAGTTTGCCAAGAGTGTGGATGCCTTCCTCTCTTTCAACCGCTATGACATTCTCAAGGACAAAGGAAGCATTTCAAGAGCCCAGGCAGAAGCAAAGGCTAAGTCCGAGTACAAGGAATTCAATAAAACACAGCCTATCGAATCTGATTTCGATAAGGAAATCAAGAAAATGCTGAAGGAAAAGTGA
- a CDS encoding viroplasmin family protein: MDKDRILALDTETTGVGPNAEILQLSVIDGEGAVRMNQYFRPKKNSSWPEAEKVNHISPAMVSKCPFILDQKEEIQEMLGNAEAIVGYNLPFDVQMLLQSGLTLPDPKKTIYIDIMPPFSEKYGERDPFTGNIRWQKLITCAKHYGYDGEGWHDSLADTKATIYCFWKMIEDGTLKLDKKAEERSVKIALGNTRQKKKYYVVKRGRNPGVYYTWDDCKKEVQGFNGAVYKGFVTKEDAEAWYGKPIKEAPKIVKPAGAAASAGTPAAAKSSVKGAKDIAEAEKTFPAKARKLGPALKAGFRVPDTLTIYTDGSCLSNPDGPGGFAAVFLTEEGEAFLHLTGGEPGTTNNRMELRAAYEALKWISQDGKRRQITFCTDSKYLQRAITQRWLNNWKRNGWITTKGTPVLNQDLWKGIDAFLTSHALSFEWTKGHAGAQYNELCDQLAKAEASRFQ, translated from the coding sequence ATGGATAAAGACAGAATACTCGCACTGGACACGGAAACCACCGGAGTCGGCCCCAATGCCGAGATCCTGCAGCTCTCCGTCATTGACGGCGAAGGCGCTGTGCGGATGAATCAATATTTCCGTCCGAAGAAAAACTCGTCATGGCCCGAAGCCGAGAAAGTGAACCACATCTCCCCTGCCATGGTCAGCAAATGTCCCTTCATCCTCGACCAAAAGGAAGAAATCCAGGAAATGCTTGGCAATGCAGAGGCCATCGTCGGATACAACCTTCCCTTCGACGTGCAGATGCTCCTCCAGAGCGGCCTTACCCTGCCCGATCCAAAGAAAACCATCTACATCGACATCATGCCCCCCTTCTCTGAAAAATACGGCGAACGCGACCCCTTCACGGGAAATATCCGCTGGCAGAAGCTCATCACCTGCGCCAAACACTACGGCTACGACGGAGAAGGCTGGCACGACAGCCTCGCCGACACGAAAGCGACCATCTACTGCTTCTGGAAAATGATCGAAGACGGGACCCTGAAGCTCGATAAAAAAGCAGAAGAAAGAAGCGTGAAAATAGCCTTGGGCAATACAAGACAGAAAAAGAAATACTACGTCGTCAAACGCGGCAGGAACCCCGGCGTCTACTACACCTGGGACGACTGCAAGAAAGAAGTCCAGGGCTTCAACGGCGCCGTCTACAAAGGCTTCGTTACCAAAGAAGATGCCGAAGCATGGTACGGAAAACCCATAAAAGAAGCACCGAAAATCGTAAAACCAGCCGGCGCAGCTGCTTCTGCCGGAACACCCGCTGCGGCTAAGTCCTCAGTAAAAGGTGCCAAAGACATCGCAGAAGCAGAAAAAACATTCCCGGCCAAAGCCAGGAAACTCGGGCCCGCCTTGAAAGCCGGCTTCAGAGTCCCTGATACCCTCACCATCTACACCGATGGCTCCTGCCTCTCCAACCCGGACGGCCCCGGAGGCTTCGCTGCCGTATTCCTCACAGAAGAAGGAGAAGCCTTCCTTCACCTGACCGGCGGCGAACCAGGCACCACCAACAACAGAATGGAACTCCGCGCTGCCTACGAAGCCCTCAAATGGATCAGCCAGGACGGCAAGAGAAGGCAAATCACCTTCTGCACCGACAGCAAGTATCTCCAGAGAGCTATCACCCAAAGATGGCTTAACAACTGGAAAAGAAACGGCTGGATCACAACAAAAGGCACTCCCGTCCTGAACCAGGACCTCTGGAAAGGAATAGACGCCTTCCTCACCTCCCACGCCCTTTCCTTCGAATGGACAAAAGGCCATGCCGGCGCACAGTACAACGAACTCTGCGACCAGCTCGCCAAAGCCGAAGCCTCCCGCTTCCAGTAG
- the dnaA gene encoding chromosomal replication initiator protein DnaA, whose translation MDLFSLWEDLVTYIKSNDSEYSEMFELHLYPVSLSGSVLTISTDDTLPKYQVAWLANVYSRKLESYILKTKNQQITIQVDNYRPPKITPNDGPGPVSAHAPAKDMEREKARNTAVPPAPSPAPFPEGGIPSPFPEGNEPAPVMESQAADPFPEEAAPPDFTNLKPKSADEVALPSIQDVAQGSLFEEPKKPEAKKAKVFQSNPINEEYTFETFVHGGCNDVAYSAALAVAQAAINPKLTDTNMNPLFIYGPSGLGKTHLLHAICNYIHEYKPELSVLFVSSETFTNELIDAIQRHATNDFRQKYRNPDFLLIDDVQFFGSRDSTKMEIFNTFNELFDKKKNIIMTSDRTPSDIEKLEDRLQSRFSSGLVAPISPPDYEICSIILKNRAEKQNINLPDEVVDYIASHINTNVRELEGAFNSLVMIARIKEKPITLPFAMEALKDKIPLDGGNTLTVDIIIDKVCDRYGVTKEQVLSNARPKKYVVPRQIAMYLARNLIPGISFPALRDKFKRKDHTTVVYACERVEKEIKRDQSTKAVIEELTKQLKR comes from the coding sequence ATGGATCTATTTTCACTCTGGGAGGACTTAGTCACTTATATTAAGTCGAATGATTCCGAGTATTCAGAAATGTTTGAACTCCACTTGTACCCTGTCTCACTTTCAGGATCGGTACTGACGATTTCCACGGATGACACACTGCCGAAGTACCAGGTCGCATGGCTGGCCAATGTGTATTCCAGAAAACTGGAGAGTTACATTCTTAAAACGAAGAATCAGCAGATCACAATACAAGTAGATAACTACCGTCCTCCAAAAATAACGCCGAATGACGGCCCGGGTCCCGTTTCCGCCCATGCTCCTGCCAAGGATATGGAAAGGGAAAAGGCCCGTAATACTGCTGTCCCGCCTGCTCCTTCTCCGGCACCGTTCCCGGAAGGGGGCATCCCTTCGCCATTTCCGGAAGGGAATGAACCTGCTCCCGTGATGGAAAGCCAGGCAGCCGATCCGTTCCCGGAAGAAGCAGCGCCTCCTGATTTCACAAATCTGAAGCCGAAGTCAGCCGACGAGGTCGCTCTTCCGAGCATCCAGGATGTCGCTCAGGGCTCCCTTTTCGAAGAACCGAAGAAGCCGGAAGCGAAAAAAGCGAAGGTTTTCCAGTCAAATCCCATCAATGAAGAGTACACGTTCGAAACATTCGTCCACGGCGGGTGCAATGACGTAGCATATTCGGCGGCCCTGGCCGTCGCGCAGGCTGCGATCAATCCAAAGCTGACGGATACGAATATGAATCCGCTCTTCATTTACGGCCCTTCCGGCCTTGGCAAGACGCATCTTCTGCATGCGATTTGCAATTACATCCATGAATACAAGCCGGAGCTTTCCGTTCTTTTCGTGTCCAGTGAAACGTTCACGAATGAGCTGATCGATGCCATCCAGCGCCATGCGACGAATGATTTCCGCCAGAAGTACAGAAATCCGGACTTTCTTCTGATCGACGATGTCCAGTTCTTCGGCTCGAGAGACTCGACGAAGATGGAAATTTTCAACACGTTCAATGAACTCTTCGACAAGAAGAAAAACATCATCATGACGAGCGACCGTACGCCATCGGATATTGAAAAGCTCGAAGACCGCCTGCAGAGCCGTTTCTCGAGCGGCCTTGTCGCTCCGATTTCCCCGCCTGACTATGAAATCTGCAGCATCATCCTGAAGAACCGCGCTGAAAAGCAGAATATCAATCTGCCGGACGAAGTCGTCGATTACATTGCCAGCCACATCAATACGAATGTCCGTGAACTGGAAGGCGCTTTCAACAGCCTGGTCATGATAGCCCGCATCAAAGAGAAGCCGATCACACTGCCTTTTGCCATGGAAGCACTGAAAGACAAGATCCCGCTCGACGGCGGCAATACGCTGACGGTTGATATCATCATCGACAAAGTCTGCGACCGCTACGGCGTGACGAAGGAACAGGTTCTCAGCAATGCGCGTCCGAAGAAATATGTCGTTCCAAGACAGATTGCCATGTACCTGGCCAGGAATCTGATCCCGGGCATTTCTTTCCCGGCACTCCGTGACAAGTTCAAAAGAAAGGATCACACGACAGTCGTCTATGCCTGTGAGCGCGTGGAAAAGGAAATCAAACGCGATCAGAGCACGAAGGCCGTCATCGAGGAGCTTACAAAGCAGCTGAAAAGGTAA
- the dnaN gene encoding DNA polymerase III subunit beta, which yields MKVTFNKNELTSALDRVQRAAQTKINSNTNNGFFISAANGIVEFQANDYTIGIKTTCSADIFEDGVAVIAAPQLQSTLRMMPSGDIVMEMGKEENTVSFKSGSYFSKFPVRNSQDFPEVEEMDHQNHAVIRCKDFADMVSLVQFAAATDKQKPFFTGVLFEIHDSLFAMAATNTHRLATKEISLDEPATAAGRIIVSAGILSDVIRLLPDGEEEKIEISWSKNHVAFTIGSTYFISNLINGEYPEYQRVIPQSFDAHAELNLHDFAEAVRFVSPISRDVNYNTINFHFKQGVLEVFEEDPEIGRSDTSIPVKLEGDDIDITFNCSYIEDILKHSKGETITLHLLKSGPMLVEQQDDKTYRYVVTPMRGRN from the coding sequence ATGAAGGTCACATTCAACAAAAACGAGCTGACGAGCGCCCTCGACCGAGTCCAGCGCGCAGCACAGACAAAAATCAATTCCAACACCAACAATGGCTTTTTCATTTCTGCTGCCAATGGTATTGTCGAATTCCAGGCAAACGATTACACAATCGGCATAAAAACGACTTGCAGCGCAGACATTTTTGAAGATGGCGTTGCAGTCATTGCTGCGCCCCAGCTGCAGAGCACACTTCGCATGATGCCATCAGGGGATATCGTCATGGAAATGGGTAAAGAAGAAAATACCGTTTCCTTTAAGAGCGGATCCTACTTCTCAAAGTTCCCTGTCAGGAATTCCCAGGATTTCCCTGAAGTCGAGGAAATGGATCATCAGAATCATGCAGTTATCCGCTGCAAGGATTTCGCTGACATGGTCAGCCTCGTCCAGTTTGCAGCAGCCACTGATAAACAGAAGCCTTTCTTTACAGGCGTACTTTTTGAAATCCACGATTCCCTCTTTGCCATGGCCGCTACCAACACGCACCGCCTGGCTACCAAGGAAATCTCCCTGGATGAACCGGCCACTGCCGCTGGCAGAATCATCGTTTCTGCCGGCATCCTTTCCGACGTCATCCGCCTTTTGCCGGACGGGGAAGAGGAAAAGATAGAAATTTCCTGGTCAAAGAACCATGTCGCATTCACCATTGGCAGCACGTACTTTATCAGCAATCTGATCAACGGCGAATATCCGGAATACCAGAGAGTCATCCCGCAGTCCTTCGATGCCCATGCGGAACTGAATCTCCACGACTTTGCCGAAGCCGTCCGCTTCGTCAGCCCGATTTCCCGCGACGTGAACTACAATACGATCAATTTCCATTTCAAGCAGGGCGTGCTCGAAGTCTTCGAAGAAGATCCAGAAATCGGACGCTCCGATACGTCGATCCCCGTCAAGCTTGAAGGCGATGATATCGACATCACATTCAACTGCAGTTATATAGAGGATATATTGAAGCATTCCAAGGGCGAGACGATTACGCTGCATCTCCTGAAGAGCGGCCCGATGCTCGTGGAACAGCAGGACGACAAGACATACCGCTATGTCGTCACCCCGATGAGAGGAAGAAACTAA